The following DNA comes from Grus americana isolate bGruAme1 chromosome 13, bGruAme1.mat, whole genome shotgun sequence.
GTGAGAACCTAACAGGAAGGGgcttgttctttttcatttgtttgtttcctgctatttttttcaggacAAGCATGGGTAgaaaagcctgtattttctaACACTTTTGTTTAGGGCAAGCATAAAACTAGGTCGACCTGGGTCTGGGAGTAATCTGCCAGATGTGTTTGTGAAAATCTGGCTGATCTCCGTGCAGTGTGGTCTATTCTGGGTCTATGTGATAGAAATGTGGCGATTTTCCTTGGAATCGCTGGGCCAGCCCCCTCTCTTAGAGGGAGCACAAATGGGTACCCTCTCTCTGTGCTCCTTGCTAGAAGGTGTAAGGTGGCTCTGGGTGCCTGGGGTCACTGTTTGAACATCAGGTGTCAAACCCCATCTCCTCTGCTAGATGCAGCCACGCCATCTCGCTCCAGCTGGGAGGAAGATGATAGTGGCTCCAGCAGTGCCCGCCGCTCACAGTGGGAATCTCCCTCACCCATGCCTTCCTATCGAGACTCAGAGCGCAGTCACCGGGCATCATCCCTGCGGGACACAGACCGGAGAGACCGCGACAGGTATCAGTGCCTGGGGCTACTGCTATGAGCTGTTGAGCTGCAGAAAGGGGAGGGTGTGTGTAAGAGTAGTGCCTGGCTGTGGGCACCACTTCCTCCCTCGTGCCATTTTTTCAGGTCTGTGAGGAGCAGGTACTCAGATAAGACACCTTTGCCCACCCCATCGTACAAATACAACGAGTGGGCTGATGACCGGAGGCACCTGGGGGCCACACCGCGGCTGTCCAGAGGAAGAGGTGAGGAGCCCGGGCTGAGCTGCCtaggctgggcagcagcagaatcTCCTTCCCCTGTCAGAGTGGCCACAGGGCCGGTACCCGGACTGACCAGCTCACCCCCTCCAGGGCGGCGTGCAGACGGGGAGGAGGGCATTGCCTTTGAGACGGAGGAGGAGCGGCAGCAGTGGGAGGACGACCAGCGGGTGAGAGCCCGACGGCGGGCAAGGAGCGGGTGCCCGGCAGGCTGGGGGCTACCGGGCTGGGCTGGCCGGGCCGcggtggggcggggggcgggctCCCCCCGGCGGCCAGAcggggagcggcggggaggGCCCGGCCCAGCCGGCGTCTCTGCGGGCGTGTGCTGCCGGGGTCTGCCCGGCCTGCGGAGCTCAGGGCCgcacctctcccctcccagcaaGCTGACCGGGACTGGTACATGATGGATGAGGGCTACGACGAGTTTCACAACCCCTTGGCCTACTCCTCTGAGGAGTACGTGAAGAAGCGGGAGCAGCACTTGCACAAGCAGAGGCAGAAGCGCATCTCGGCACAGCGGCGGCAGATCAACGAGGTAGGAGCAAGATGCGGGGTCAACTGCTGTTGAACGTGTGGCCACTGCTTGTTTTGCTGCCCCTTGAGAGACCTGCTTGCTGGCAGCGAAGGCTGAGCCCTTGCTCTCAGGTGGAGAAGGATAGTCTGTCTTCTGGCCCAGACCTCGTTCAGAGGGATCATAGGGAAACTATTGTTAAGTTCCCCTGGAAAGTGCAGCCCTGCGTCTCTGGCGTGGGGCAGAATTTGTAATCAGAGTGACTGCGGTGGATCACGctgtccaggacagcaggaATCCAGAGAGCCATGCTCTTGCTATTCTGGGGTGTGAGTTACTTTGCTAGGGTTGTCCACTGTTGACCCAGTGGACGCTGGGGACTGCTGCCCTCAGCACATGAGCAGGATTACGTCCAGGCCTCCTGGCCTGGTATTCTGAGTATAgcagggaccttggggacaaCATCTGTCCCACGTTTCCTTGGAGACAGTCCTGTTGACCATGTGCTTCAAATGGCTAGTCTGTGCTTCCCACACCCTGCTGCTTGCAGTTACTGTTTCTTCCCTAGTGCTTACTTTCAGGCTCCCTAGGCTGGAACCATCAGTTTCATCTTGTTAACTGTGTGGGGCCCAGACCTGAGCTCAGTGTTCTGACGTCATCTTTCAGGCTTTCTGTGGGtcttctgtgtattttctgaTATGTTGTTTCCTGCAGGATAATGAGCGCTGGGAGACGAATCGCATGCTGACCAGTGGTGTGGTTCATCGGATTGAAGTGGATGAAGATTTTGAGGAGGATAACTCGGCCAAAGTGCATCTGTTGGTGCACAACCTGGTGCCCCCTTTCCTAGACGGACGGATTGTCTTCACCAAGCAGGTAGAGACTGTGGCTGAAGGCGCTGATGGCAGGGAACCCCGCAAGTGTGAGCTCCCTGTACTGAAGCAATGCCTCTTTCCTCTAGCCAGAGCCAGTCATCCCTGTCAAGGATGCCACCTCAGATTTGGCCATCATAGCCCGGAAAGGCAGCCAATTGGTGCGCAAGCACAGGGAGCAAAAGGAGCGTAAGAGGGTATGCTGTGACCTTTTGGCTTACTACCCCACTGTACGTGTTATGTAGTGCCTTGCAGCCTTTGTTTGGACTTTGCAGAATACAGGCTTTGGTGGCAATGACGATAAGGAATTCATGTTTTTTATGACCTGGGATATCCTGGCAGCCTAGCTCATTGCATTGTCTCATAAGCAGCTGTTATGTGATTTCCTCAGTCACTGCCTGGGACATGAATCACTCTGCACTTGTGCAGAGGAGTCTGATCCAAAGGACATTTGGATcatgggagaagagagcagataGAAGAATGCAAGGTAGCTTAGTGATAGTCAGCAGTCAGTATGGTCGCAGGATATATTTTTGTCATGTCTCAGCAAAGAGTTATGAGAAGGATTATGCAGTAAGGTAGCATACTAgtttttgggggtgttttctAGGGACTTACTCTAAAGCTTGTTGTGATAGCTGTGGGGAAAGCACAGATGTGTTCCTTGACCGTTGCAACTGAGCTGGATTTGAGTTATGTATGCTATGAGGGAATGGAGGTGGAAGCTAAACTGATATCAGAGGTGAGAGCAAACAGGAAGGTGTGAGAGAGGTCTGTGAGCACCTGTCAAGAGCAGGAGGATTATATCTGGTTCAGATTTGTGTAGGTTTAAGTTCAAATTTAATGGAAGGGTCAGTAGCTGGAACCATTTTCTTAGGAGGCAGTTGGTCATCCTGCACCTGAAGTCTCTGTATCTAGACCAGTGTCTAAAAGCTATCGGGAAGAGTGTCTAAAAGCTCTGCTCCAGTTCATTTGGAAGAGGGGGACTTGATATAGCAATGGGATGTGCGTTCTGCATTGTAGCATTGGGGAATTGCGGGACTAATATGTTTTCCTGGTGTCCTGAACGTCCTGAGTAGGATTGGAGAAGAATGATTTGTCAGTGCTTGCTGTGGCAAAGTTATGCTGCTCTCTGTCCTTCCAGGCTCAGCATAAACACTGGGAGCTGGCAGGCACAAAACTGGGAGACATTATGGGAAtcaagaaagaggaggagaaggatgagATGGTGACCGAAGATGGCAAAGTGGATTACAGGTAGGAGCTTGCTTTGAATTACTCCTGCTTAGCTGGTGACAGGGTCTGTAGGCATAGCAAAGGGTGTGGAGAGGCAATTTCCGGACTTCTGGTGTTTCCTTAGGACTGAGCAGAAATTTGCTGaacacatgaaagaaaaaagtgaagccAGCAGTGAGTTCGCCAAGAAGAAATCGATCCTAGAGCAGAGACAGTATCTGCCCATCTTTGctgtgcagcaggagctgctttcCATCCTCAGGTATGGCTGCTAGGGAGCTGGTCACAGAGCATCCCCAGAGCATCCCTGTTGGCCTACATCTCAGGAACCCAAGTGAGAAATTCTAGATACGTGGCCTATTTGGAAGCTGTACCCTCAGGAAACAGGGCCCATTGCTTTGTGTGGTTGGTGGCAACTCTCCTACTTGAGTAGGATTGCGCTTGGGTGGCCAGACAGGGCTGTGAATGCAAAAGCCCTTCTTTGTGGTGTACGAAGAAATACTTTTTCGCTTTCTTCAGAGACAACAGCATTGTGATTGTGGTGGGGGAGACGGGGAGTGGGAAGACGACTCAGCTGACACAGTACCTCCATGAGGATGGCTACACAGACTATGGCATGATCGGCTGCACCCAGCCCCGCAGAGTGGCGGCCATGTCAGTTGCCAAGCGGGTCAGTGAAGAGATGGGAGTGCGTCTTGGGGAGGAGGTGAGTCTGGCAGTGGGTGCCAGGAGCCTGATGACAGTGAGTGCATGGGGCTGCTGGAAGACTTGCTGGTATCTTGACCTTCCCAGGTGGGCTATGCCATCCGCTTTGAGGACTGCACGTCCGAGAACACAGTGATCAAATACATGACAGATGGGATCCTTCTTCGTGAGTCACTGCGAGAGGCTGACCTGGACAACTACAGTGCGATCATCATGGATGAGGCACACGAGCGCTCACTCAACACTGATGTGCTCTTTGGCCTGCTTCGAGAGGTGTGTGTGAGCCTGGACTAGAGGACAGCAGCATAGAGCATGTGAGCTAGTCTTAAAGCGGAGTATTGGCAGGGACTGGaagagggaagcagagctgcCACCTCTCTGTCTGCACTTACTACTCCAACATCCTGATCCCTGGTTCTGGGGAGTTAAATCTCCCCTAGCGCCTAAGTAATGCCAGAGGCTTGCTGGCTAACTGTCAGAAACTCTAGGTACAGGGATCTTTGCTGGCTTAAGGCTTCCTCGAGACCGAGGTTGGTGAGTCTTCTTAACTGTGCACAGATCATATAGCATCTGTGTTACCGGGCATTGGTGGCCAGTGCCTCTGGAGTACAGCAGAAGCTCTGTCCTGTGCTGTTGTCTCAGTAATAATGGAAGCAGCCTGCAGCCGTACACAAATGCCCCTTCCTTATTGATCCTTTCATCTGCTTTCTAGGTGGTGGCTCGACGCTCAGATCTGAAGCTTGTTGTCACCTCGGCCACCATGGATGCAGACAAGTTTGCCTCCTTCTTTGGGAATGTTCCTATTTTCCACATTCCTGGGCGCACTTTCCCTGTTGATATTCTTTTTAGCAAGGTATGGTCAATATTGCAGAGGGAAATTCTGTTGTGACTTGGGTGTACTGTAGTCTGTGGTGGACAGAAAGGACAGAGGAGTAGCTATGCTATGATGCAGTCTTACACACAGGACAGGGCAGGTGAGATGATTGGTGTCTGTAACCTGGGCTGTGCCTTTCAGACCCCACAAGAGGATTATGTGGAGGCTGCAGTGAAACAAGCCCTGCAGGTCCATTTGTCTGGTGCTCCTGGAGACATCCTTGTCTTCATGCCTGGCCAGGAGGACATAGAGGTGAGCTGGAAGGGCAGGCACTGTCCTTCCCCCTTGTTATTTTAATCTTATGTTTACACTCCTCTTTGTGTCTAGGTGACCTCAGAGCAAATTGTGGAGCACCttgaggagctggagaaggCACCTGCTCTTGCTGTACTGCCTATCTATTCTCAGCTACCGTCAGACTTGCAGGCCAAGATCTTCCAGAAGGTGCTGATGTGTGCCCTGATAGGACTGGGGATGGGGGAAGTTAATGCGGGGAAGGCTACTGAGCATGAGTGAGAGGTGCAGACATGCCTTTTGTATTGCATGTGAAGGGCAAGAGAAAGCGTGTGCCCCCTCAGCTTCCCAAGAGTCACCCCTGTCCTTCTGGGTTCTGTGTTGCTGCTCTGCACTCTTCCTCCGTGGTGCAGAGGCCCTTGCCCAGGGATTTGACTGACGTGCAGTATGTTTGCAGGCTCCGGATGGGGTCAGGAAGTGCATTGTTGCCACTAACATTGCAGAGACCTCACTGACAGTGGATGGCATCATGTTTGTGATTGACTCTGGCTACTGCAAGTTGAAAGTAAGCTGGGATTTCCTGTACTGTTTATGTCTGATCTCTGGGGTTGGGTTGAGGGAGTTCTGGGGTAGTGACCCAGGGTTCCTCTTACTTCAGTCTGTTGTTCTTGTGCCCTGCAGGTTTTCAACCCCCGTATAGGCATGGATGCACTGCAGATCTACCCCATCAGTCAAGCCAATGCCAATCAGAGGGCAGGCCGAGCTGGCCGAACAGGCCCAGGACACTGCTTCAGGTAGGCACGTCACTGGTGTTCCTGTTGTATCTGCGGCTTGGCATCAggttatatatatttttttttctcactggaGCTATTCATTATCTTGAACTCCTGGGGGAATGAGGGCAGTAGGCAGGCCTTGAGGCCTTCTCTTTTGGACCCGGTGCCTCTGCAGAGGGAAAGATATGCTCcagttttttcctttgcccATCTTCACCTGTGGCTGTTCCACCCTTGGTGCTGTCAGGATAACAGCCAAGCCAAAGGCAACTTTCTCAAGGCTTTGCTTTGAGACTGGTCTGTGCCCAGGGAAGGACTGTGCTCGAGAGGGGTGTACGCTGTACTGCAGCCCAGGCACCCTTATGTGCTGGGGAAGCCATGCTTTGGCCAGGGTAGAGGTTcctccctggggtgctgctggctgagtGCAGAGTTCCCCCGTGCCATGCCTGGCTGGGTTGGGCAACAGCTGGTGAGTCAGTAAGGAACACAGTGGCCTGAACGGGAGGAGTATGCTCTTGGCATCTATTCCCCAGGCTCTACACCCAGAGTGCCTACAAGAATGAGCTGCTGACAACCACGGTGCCCGAGATCCAGCGCACCAACCTTGCCAATGTAGTGCTTTTGCTCAAGTCCCTGGGTGTGCAGGACCTGCTGCAGTTCCACTTCATGGATCCACCCCCCGAGGACAACATGCTGAACTCCATGTATCAGCTGTGGATCCTGGGGGCCCTGGATAACACAGGTATTGGCTGCTGGGGCAAGCTGTCAGCCCGTGGGACTGGGACCTGCCCAGCTGCTGATCCTTACGCTGTTTCTACAGGTGGTCTGACCTCAACAGGACGTCTCATGGTGGAGTTCCCACTGGATCCTGCACTCTCCAAAATGCTCATTGTCTCCTGTGACATGGGTTGCAGCTCTGAGATCTTGCTCATTGTCTCCATGTTGTCTGTGCCTGCCATCTTTTATCGGCCTAAGGTACCTGCTTGCACTTTCAGCAGTTTGGGGCCTTCCCCCGTCCTTTCACTAACCTGTGTTCTTTGCTCACCTTTAAGGGCCGAGAGGAGGAAAGTGACCAAGTGCGGGAGAAATTCGCTGTTCCAGAGAGCGATCACTTGACT
Coding sequences within:
- the DHX38 gene encoding pre-mRNA-splicing factor ATP-dependent RNA helicase PRP16, encoding MAEASEESLHRLAGTSPDAEAGGLVLRKRSAAAEQHVFKAPAPRASLLGLDVLAAQKRREREEESAGGKRSRVSSYKDWEEGRDEAGSSEEDDDEEETNRRSHSARKDRHYRSVHVETPSYTGGVSEEFWERSRQRERERREHGVFASSKEEKERKKERSRDRDHDRKRDREERDRSRHSSRSERDGSSERSSRRSEPESPRHRPKDAATPSRSSWEEDDSGSSSARRSQWESPSPMPSYRDSERSHRASSLRDTDRRDRDRSVRSRYSDKTPLPTPSYKYNEWADDRRHLGATPRLSRGRGRRADGEEGIAFETEEERQQWEDDQRQADRDWYMMDEGYDEFHNPLAYSSEEYVKKREQHLHKQRQKRISAQRRQINEDNERWETNRMLTSGVVHRIEVDEDFEEDNSAKVHLLVHNLVPPFLDGRIVFTKQPEPVIPVKDATSDLAIIARKGSQLVRKHREQKERKRAQHKHWELAGTKLGDIMGIKKEEEKDEMVTEDGKVDYRTEQKFAEHMKEKSEASSEFAKKKSILEQRQYLPIFAVQQELLSILRDNSIVIVVGETGSGKTTQLTQYLHEDGYTDYGMIGCTQPRRVAAMSVAKRVSEEMGVRLGEEVGYAIRFEDCTSENTVIKYMTDGILLRESLREADLDNYSAIIMDEAHERSLNTDVLFGLLREVVARRSDLKLVVTSATMDADKFASFFGNVPIFHIPGRTFPVDILFSKTPQEDYVEAAVKQALQVHLSGAPGDILVFMPGQEDIEVTSEQIVEHLEELEKAPALAVLPIYSQLPSDLQAKIFQKAPDGVRKCIVATNIAETSLTVDGIMFVIDSGYCKLKVFNPRIGMDALQIYPISQANANQRAGRAGRTGPGHCFRLYTQSAYKNELLTTTVPEIQRTNLANVVLLLKSLGVQDLLQFHFMDPPPEDNMLNSMYQLWILGALDNTGGLTSTGRLMVEFPLDPALSKMLIVSCDMGCSSEILLIVSMLSVPAIFYRPKGREEESDQVREKFAVPESDHLTYLNVYLQWKNNSYSTLWCNQHFIHAKAMRKVREVRAQLKDIMVQQRMSLASCGTDWDVVRKCICAAYFHQAAKLKGIGEYVNIRTGMPCHLHPTSSLFGMGYTPDYIVYHELVMTTKEYMQCVTAVDGEWLAELGPMFYSIKHAGKSRQENRRRAKEEVSAMEEEMALAEEQLRARREEQERRNPLGSARSTKIYTPGRKEQGEPLTPRRTPARFGL